A region of the Exiguobacterium aurantiacum DSM 6208 genome:
TCACCGTTGTTCCGTCCGCTCGTGACCGACACGACATGCCGCTCATTGACGAACATCCCGTTCACGACCGGAAATAAGGAGACGGACGAGACGTTTCGTCTGTACGCGGAAGCGCGCGGTTTGATTGAGCTTGGCGGTCATCGCTCTGTCGGCGGCTTACGGGCCAGTCTATACAACGCGATGCCGCTCGAAGGTGTCGAGCGGCTCGTGGATGCCATGCATGAGTTTGAACAGGAGGGACACGATGTTTCATATAAAAACGTATAATCAAATCGCCGCAGAAGGGCTCACCCGTTTTGAACCGAGCGAGTACGCGGTCAATGCGGCCGAGCAGGCCGATGCGTGGGTCATCAGGAGCCATGACGTGCACGAAGCTGAGATCCCGCCGTATTTGCTCGCGATCGCCCGAGCCGGTGCCGGGGTCAACAATCTTCCGCTCGAGCGATTGGCGCGCCAAGGCGTCGTCGTGTTCCATACACCGGGAGCGAACGCGAACGCGGTCAAAGAACTCGTGCTTGCGAGCATGCTCTTGTCGGTGCGGCCGATTTTACAAGGAGTGAACTGGGTGAACGATCAAACGTTCTCTAGTCAGACATTGCTCGAACGAGCGATGGAAGATGAGAAACGTCGGTTCGTCGGTTCCGAACTGCGCGGGAAAAAAGTCGGGATTGTCGGTCTCGGTGCCATCGGTTCGGCGCTTGCGAGCGACTTGATCCAGCTCGGCGTCGATGTCATCGGCTATGACCCGCATCTATCGGTCGACGGGGCGTGGAACGTCTCGAAGCAAGTGAAACGGGCCCGGTATTTGAGTGAGCTCCTCGCGGACATCGATCTGCTTTCCATCCATATGCCACTCACGGATGACAAGCGCGGGGTGATCGATGACGCCTGGTTCT
Encoded here:
- a CDS encoding phosphoglycerate dehydrogenase, with amino-acid sequence MFHIKTYNQIAAEGLTRFEPSEYAVNAAEQADAWVIRSHDVHEAEIPPYLLAIARAGAGVNNLPLERLARQGVVVFHTPGANANAVKELVLASMLLSVRPILQGVNWVNDQTFSSQTLLERAMEDEKRRFVGSELRGKKVGIVGLGAIGSALASDLIQLGVDVIGYDPHLSVDGAWNVSKQVKRARYLSELLADIDLLSIHMPLTDDKRGVIDDAWFSQMKRGITVLNFARGELVNDEHLLRALDDQVATYITDFPKHVLLGHPRVLAFPHLGASTKESEVNCAIQAVDTLKAYLETGNIRHSANFPDTELPYIGKRRLAVLHLNVPNMVGQIASRLAEASINIDNMVNRSRGDVAYTLIDIDNHQHEQLSVHTLYEIEGVMRVREF